One window of Oscillibacter hominis genomic DNA carries:
- a CDS encoding pyridoxal phosphate-dependent aminotransferase: MLERMNQRLLTLEPSGIRRFTTLAKSVPGCALLTIGEPDFNTPEPIKEACKRGLDENHTHYPPNVGSLSLRTQIAEFEQKHSGLGYGPEEVILTIGATEAIYTAMTGVLNIGDEVVIPTPAFSLYESIAVLAGARPVLLDTSEDRFQITEEKLRSVLTERTKLLVLNSPNNPTGCVYSAETLQVVRRAAMEGNFFVLSDDVYTGLSYGPCPRLAACRELKDRLLVVQSFSKPYSMTGWRVGYLMGDAPVMEKLRLLHAADVVSVTAFIQDGCAAALRCDVSDMVETYRARRDYMYHRLRGMGLDVVEPMGAFYMFPSVKKFGLDTEEFCQRMVREGKVAGVPGTCFGAEGFVRFSFCYSMEEIALGMDRLEEFIGTLA, translated from the coding sequence ATGCTGGAACGAATGAATCAACGGCTGCTGACGCTGGAGCCCAGCGGCATCCGCCGCTTCACGACCCTGGCCAAAAGCGTTCCCGGCTGTGCCCTACTGACCATCGGCGAGCCGGACTTCAACACCCCGGAGCCCATCAAGGAGGCCTGCAAGCGGGGGCTGGATGAAAACCACACCCACTATCCTCCCAATGTGGGCAGCCTTTCGCTGCGCACCCAGATCGCGGAGTTTGAACAAAAGCACAGCGGCCTCGGCTACGGCCCGGAGGAAGTGATCCTCACCATCGGCGCCACGGAGGCCATTTACACCGCCATGACCGGCGTGCTCAACATCGGGGATGAGGTGGTCATCCCCACCCCTGCCTTTTCCCTCTATGAATCCATTGCGGTGCTGGCCGGAGCCAGGCCGGTGCTGCTGGACACCAGCGAGGACCGGTTCCAGATCACGGAGGAGAAGCTCCGTTCCGTGCTGACGGAGCGGACAAAGCTGCTGGTGCTCAACTCCCCCAACAACCCAACCGGCTGCGTTTACAGCGCGGAGACGCTCCAGGTGGTCCGCCGGGCTGCCATGGAGGGGAACTTCTTTGTGCTTTCGGACGATGTGTACACCGGGCTTTCCTATGGGCCCTGCCCCCGCCTTGCCGCCTGCCGGGAACTGAAGGACCGCCTGCTGGTGGTGCAGAGCTTTTCCAAGCCCTATTCCATGACCGGCTGGCGGGTGGGCTATCTGATGGGCGATGCTCCGGTGATGGAGAAGCTGAGGCTGCTCCATGCCGCCGACGTGGTCAGCGTCACGGCCTTCATCCAGGACGGCTGTGCCGCCGCGCTGCGCTGCGACGTGTCGGACATGGTGGAGACCTACCGGGCCCGCCGGGACTATATGTACCATCGGCTGCGGGGCATGGGATTGGACGTGGTGGAGCCCATGGGCGCGTTCTACATGTTCCCCAGTGTGAAAAAGTTCGGCCTTGACACTGAGGAGTTCTGCCAGCGGATGGTCCGGGAGGGGAAGGTGGCCGGCGTGCCGGGCACCTGCTTCGGCGCGGAGGGCTTTGTCCGCTTTTCTTTCTGCTATTCCATGGAGGAGATCGCCCTGGGGATGGACCGGCTGGAGGAGTTCATCGGGACATTGGCGTAA
- a CDS encoding amidohydrolase → MSLADDRRALHRIPELDCDLPETMAYLEKALSGLRCALSSPCKSALCAYFDFGAPRAIAFRSDADALPITERSGVPFASVHPGRMHACGHDGHMAILLELGRRLNGWRKLERNVLLVFQPAEETTGGARKICESGIFERCGVEAVFGLHLWPGLPAGTVASRRLEMMSRSCELTAEFTGRSAHIARAEEGIDALDAAVLFYRRVRELVDSLPPQVYRLCRFGRMESGTVRNALSGHARLEGSLRAFQDEVFFDLLEGIRAIGRDVQAETGCGVAVTNSDGYPAVINPPELYDYIRVDCGIEFEELPRPVMITEDFSWYQKHLPGLFFFLGTGPSPALHADDFNFDEAVLSRGADLFESIARRYGGRSVCWNE, encoded by the coding sequence ATGTCCCTTGCCGACGACCGCCGGGCGCTGCACCGCATCCCGGAGCTGGACTGTGACCTGCCGGAGACCATGGCCTATCTGGAAAAGGCACTTTCCGGCCTCCGGTGCGCCCTCTCCTCCCCCTGTAAAAGCGCCCTTTGCGCCTATTTTGACTTTGGAGCGCCCCGCGCAATTGCCTTCCGCTCCGACGCCGACGCCCTGCCCATCACCGAGCGCAGCGGTGTCCCCTTTGCCTCCGTCCATCCCGGGAGGATGCATGCCTGCGGCCACGACGGCCACATGGCAATCCTGCTGGAGCTTGGCAGGCGGCTCAACGGATGGAGGAAGCTGGAGCGAAATGTGCTGCTGGTGTTCCAGCCGGCGGAGGAGACCACCGGCGGCGCCAGGAAGATCTGCGAGAGCGGAATCTTTGAGCGCTGCGGTGTGGAGGCGGTCTTTGGGCTGCACCTCTGGCCCGGCCTTCCGGCCGGGACGGTGGCCAGCCGCCGCCTGGAGATGATGAGCCGCTCCTGCGAGTTGACGGCGGAATTTACGGGCCGCTCCGCCCACATCGCCAGGGCGGAGGAGGGGATTGACGCCTTGGACGCGGCCGTCCTCTTCTACCGCCGGGTGCGGGAGCTGGTGGACTCCCTGCCGCCCCAGGTCTACCGGCTGTGCCGGTTCGGCCGTATGGAGAGCGGGACGGTCCGAAACGCGCTCAGCGGCCACGCGCGGCTGGAGGGCAGCCTGCGGGCCTTTCAGGACGAGGTGTTTTTTGACCTCCTCGAGGGCATCCGCGCCATCGGGCGGGATGTCCAGGCGGAGACGGGCTGCGGCGTGGCCGTCACCAACTCCGACGGCTACCCGGCCGTCATCAATCCGCCGGAGCTCTATGACTATATCCGCGTAGACTGCGGAATCGAGTTTGAGGAGCTCCCCCGGCCGGTCATGATCACCGAGGACTTTTCCTGGTATCAAAAGCACCTGCCGGGACTGTTCTTTTTTCTGGGCACCGGCCCTTCGCCGGCCCTTCATGCAGACGACTTCAACTTTGATGAGGCGGTTTTGAGCCGGGGCGCCGACCTCTTTGAATCCATCGCCCGGAGATATGGAGGAAGATCGGTATGCTGGAACGAATGA
- the dapD gene encoding 2,3,4,5-tetrahydropyridine-2,6-dicarboxylate N-acetyltransferase: protein MNAQEIIEYIRTSEKKTPVKVYVNEKSPVDYGSATVFTGGAGDVTSRIVFGDWKELGPILEANADRIADCVVENDRCNSGVPLLDLKGIKARIEPGAVIREKVEIGENAVIMMGAIINIGAVIGAGTMIDMGAVLGGRATVGKRCHIGAGTVLAGVVEPASATPVIVEDDVLIGANAVVIEGVHVGRGAVVAAGAVVIEDVPDHAVVAGCPARIVKTKDAKTEEKTALIDALREL from the coding sequence ATGAACGCACAGGAGATTATTGAGTATATCCGCACCTCGGAAAAAAAGACCCCCGTCAAGGTCTATGTGAACGAAAAGAGCCCCGTGGACTACGGCAGTGCCACGGTCTTCACCGGCGGCGCCGGGGACGTGACCAGCAGGATCGTCTTCGGCGACTGGAAGGAGCTTGGCCCCATCCTGGAGGCCAACGCTGACCGGATCGCCGACTGCGTGGTGGAAAACGACCGCTGCAACTCCGGCGTGCCCCTTCTGGATCTGAAGGGCATCAAGGCCCGCATTGAGCCCGGCGCCGTGATCCGTGAGAAGGTGGAGATCGGGGAGAATGCGGTCATCATGATGGGAGCCATCATCAACATCGGCGCGGTCATCGGCGCGGGCACCATGATCGACATGGGCGCCGTATTGGGCGGCCGGGCCACGGTGGGTAAGCGCTGCCACATCGGCGCGGGCACCGTGCTGGCCGGCGTGGTGGAACCCGCCAGCGCCACTCCCGTCATCGTGGAGGACGACGTGCTCATCGGGGCCAACGCCGTGGTCATCGAGGGTGTGCATGTGGGCCGCGGGGCCGTGGTGGCCGCAGGTGCCGTGGTCATTGAAGACGTGCCGGACCACGCGGTGGTGGCCGGATGCCCCGCACGGATCGTCAAGACCAAGGACGCCAAGACCGAGGAGAAAACCGCGCTCATCGACGCCCTGCGGGAGCTGTAA
- a CDS encoding deoxyribonuclease IV, with the protein MLHIGCHLSSTKGFAAMGRQALKLQADTFQYFSRNPRGSRAKAMDAADAAALMELLRSNRFAPIVAHAPYTLNLCSNDPEKRAFAAETIADDLSRMELLPGQLYNFHPGSHVGQGIDVGVEQIADGLNAVLKPEQSTTVLLETMAGKGSEVGGRFEELRAILDRVELKDKMGVCLDTCHVSDGGYDIIHSLDDVLRQFDQVIGLRYLRAIHLNDSKNPPGSRKDRHARIGEGSIGTEALVRVASHPLLRGLPFCLETPNELPGYAEEIALMRKKTAEQEERV; encoded by the coding sequence ATGCTGCACATCGGCTGTCACCTCTCTTCCACCAAGGGCTTTGCCGCTATGGGCCGTCAGGCCCTAAAGCTTCAGGCTGACACCTTTCAGTACTTCTCCCGCAATCCCCGGGGCAGCCGGGCTAAGGCCATGGACGCCGCCGATGCCGCGGCACTGATGGAGCTGCTGCGATCCAACCGGTTCGCCCCCATTGTGGCCCATGCCCCCTATACGTTGAACCTCTGCTCCAACGACCCGGAAAAACGCGCCTTTGCCGCCGAGACCATCGCCGACGACCTGTCCCGGATGGAGCTTCTGCCGGGCCAGCTCTACAACTTCCACCCCGGCAGTCACGTGGGCCAGGGCATCGACGTGGGCGTTGAGCAGATCGCCGACGGGCTCAACGCCGTCTTAAAGCCGGAGCAGTCCACCACTGTACTGCTGGAGACCATGGCGGGAAAGGGGAGCGAGGTGGGCGGCCGGTTTGAGGAGCTGCGTGCCATCCTTGACCGGGTGGAACTGAAGGACAAGATGGGCGTATGTCTGGACACCTGCCACGTCAGCGACGGCGGCTACGACATCATCCACAGCCTGGACGACGTGCTGCGCCAGTTCGATCAGGTGATCGGCCTCCGCTACCTGCGGGCCATCCACCTCAACGACAGCAAAAACCCGCCCGGCAGCCGCAAGGACCGCCATGCCAGGATCGGCGAGGGCTCCATCGGCACGGAGGCCCTGGTGCGCGTCGCCTCCCACCCCCTGCTGCGGGGGCTGCCCTTCTGCCTGGAGACGCCCAACGAGCTGCCCGGCTACGCCGAAGAGATTGCCCTTATGCGCAAAAAAACGGCAGAACAGGAGGAGCGGGTATGA
- a CDS encoding gluzincin family metallopeptidase produces the protein MKSFFLRLTAAALCLALLSGCSLLLTPSAAGGSSSSAGGSEPVFSSSGPTAYADMAYRRCSAEKGEALLSKIQTYAKEGGSQEDFNRDDTALVDYLYTVATMRELIDLQCASDPTDEQAAEESLYTSQLYRELNEGYWDAMHALSVTGHGKLLKEHYDAQQIQWFISYDAQSAEEALYAREDALCQRYRSLMAEENVDEEAVAEVFLELVELRREIAAQAGCDSYADYAYASLYIRNYTPEDSQVLWRSAQEYFAPAADSHAQEIYEQTESLFSTDRIDCSPEAILEGMERCLSGLSGELCESLSFLRSNGLYDIAPSATKADTGYTTYLFSYDEPFLFNAPSGTYYDYTQFIHEFGHFTNYYLTGCDLLFGMDDNDLGELQSQGMEAMLLPRYEELFGGVEGEAIRREVLLNLFYSVVDGALFDEFLQRVYAEEELSPERVSALYAQVCESYGYASAPGGWMYLEHNFLYPFYYISYAVSAISALELYTMLLSDPDEALNAYLTVEAMDCSEWYFTDALKEAGLSDVFDPENCRRIAAGVDLSA, from the coding sequence ATGAAATCATTCTTTCTCCGCCTGACGGCTGCGGCGCTGTGCCTTGCCCTGCTGAGCGGCTGCTCCCTGCTCTTGACTCCCTCTGCGGCAGGCGGATCCAGTTCTTCCGCCGGCGGCTCCGAACCCGTTTTCTCCTCCTCCGGCCCCACCGCCTACGCCGACATGGCCTACCGCCGCTGCAGCGCCGAGAAGGGGGAGGCCCTCCTCTCAAAAATCCAAACCTATGCCAAGGAGGGGGGAAGCCAGGAGGACTTCAACCGTGACGACACTGCACTTGTGGACTACCTCTACACCGTGGCCACCATGCGGGAGCTCATCGACCTCCAGTGCGCCTCAGACCCAACCGACGAGCAGGCGGCGGAGGAGAGCCTTTACACCTCTCAGCTGTACCGGGAGCTGAACGAGGGATACTGGGACGCCATGCACGCCCTGTCGGTGACCGGCCACGGAAAGCTCTTGAAGGAGCACTATGACGCCCAGCAGATTCAGTGGTTCATCTCCTATGACGCCCAGAGCGCGGAAGAAGCCCTCTATGCCCGGGAGGACGCGCTGTGCCAGCGCTACCGCTCGCTGATGGCGGAGGAGAACGTGGACGAGGAGGCAGTGGCTGAGGTCTTCCTGGAGCTGGTGGAGCTGCGCCGGGAAATTGCCGCCCAGGCGGGCTGCGACTCCTATGCAGACTACGCCTATGCGTCCCTTTACATACGCAACTACACGCCAGAGGACAGCCAGGTCCTCTGGCGCTCCGCCCAGGAGTACTTTGCTCCGGCCGCCGACAGCCATGCCCAGGAGATCTATGAGCAGACGGAGTCCCTCTTCTCCACCGACCGCATTGACTGCAGCCCCGAGGCCATCCTGGAAGGCATGGAGCGCTGCCTCAGCGGCCTTTCCGGGGAGCTGTGCGAATCCCTGTCTTTTCTGCGCTCCAACGGCCTCTATGACATTGCCCCCAGCGCGACCAAGGCCGACACCGGCTATACCACCTATCTCTTTTCCTATGATGAGCCCTTTTTGTTCAACGCCCCCTCGGGCACCTACTACGACTACACCCAGTTCATCCACGAGTTCGGTCACTTCACCAACTACTACCTGACAGGCTGCGACCTGCTGTTCGGCATGGATGACAACGACCTGGGCGAGCTCCAATCCCAGGGGATGGAGGCGATGCTTCTGCCCCGGTATGAGGAGCTCTTCGGCGGCGTGGAGGGCGAGGCCATCCGCCGTGAAGTGCTTTTAAACCTCTTTTACAGCGTGGTGGACGGCGCCCTGTTCGACGAGTTTTTACAGCGCGTCTACGCGGAGGAGGAGCTGAGCCCGGAGCGGGTCAGTGCGCTCTATGCCCAGGTCTGCGAGTCCTATGGCTACGCCAGCGCGCCGGGTGGATGGATGTACCTGGAGCACAACTTCCTCTATCCCTTCTACTACATCAGCTACGCCGTATCCGCCATTTCCGCCCTGGAGCTTTACACCATGCTTCTGAGTGACCCGGACGAGGCGCTGAACGCCTACCTTACGGTGGAGGCCATGGACTGCTCCGAGTGGTATTTCACCGACGCGCTGAAAGAGGCCGGCCTCAGCGACGTCTTTGATCCGGAAAACTGCCGGCGCATCGCCGCCGGGGTGGACCTGTCCGCATAA